One Aegilops tauschii subsp. strangulata cultivar AL8/78 chromosome 7, Aet v6.0, whole genome shotgun sequence genomic window carries:
- the LOC109766162 gene encoding uncharacterized protein — protein MVSWSDDSEESGYEYSSGGSPIKIPATIEDPNYSGVDDEVMVMCEHGQPAKRHVCFEGISTGRRFIACGLDEASSCGVVHWVDEEWPEHLQNALHKLWLLYEDCQRANRMACLEHSSLVHNLTSQKNKLQETYEKLVEDVNNLLDTQDNIPKENEVQQREHEEITPPLDNNISALKEQLGAMDAENKELKQKVDQLKSIQVAQGNVIRNLKFAHLKEKEKLSTARRNLEFHIADLVKASDKNKRKLKDIKDICDEE, from the exons ATGGTTTCGTGGAGCGACGACAGCGAGGAATCGGGCTACGAGTACTCTTCAGGCGGCTCCCCTATCAAG ATCCCGGCTACAATCGAGGACCCGAACTACTCTGGTGTTGATGATGAGGTGATGGTGATGTGTGAGCATGGCCAGCCGGCGAAGAGGCATGTTTGCTTCGAAGGGATTAGCACTGGGAGGAGGTTCATTGCCTGTGGACTTGAT GAAGCAAGCAGTTGTGGTGTTGTTCATTGGGTAGATGAGGAGTGGCCAGAGCATCTGCAGAATGCTCTTCACAAACTATGGCTTTTGTATGAGGATTGCCAGCGTGCTAATAGGATGGCATGTCTGGAACATTCATCACTTGTCCACAATCTCACATCACAGAAGAACAAGCTACAGGAGACTTATGAGAAGCTTGTTGAGGATGTGAACAACCTACTTGATACCCAGGACAATATTCCCAAGGAAAATGAAGTCCAACAACGTGAACATGAGGAGATCACTCCTCCTTTGGACAACAATATTTCAGCTTTGAAGGAACAGCTGGGTGCAATGGATGCTGAGAACAAAGAACTGAAGCAAAAGGTTGACCAGTTGAAGAGCATTCAGGTTGCCCAAGGTAATGTGATTAGGAATCTGAAGTTTGCTCATTTGAAGGAGAAGGAAAAGTTGAGCACTGCGAGGAGGAATTTGGAGTTTCACATTGCTGATCTTGTCAAAGCTAGTGACAAGAACAAGAGAAAGCTGAAGGACATCAAGGATATTTGCGATGAAGAGTGA